From Oenococcus sicerae, the proteins below share one genomic window:
- a CDS encoding replication-associated recombination protein A → MNNQPLAYRMRPKKIEDVVGQQQLIGKGKIIWRMVQAHRLSSMILYGAPGTGKTSIASAIAGSTDLSFRILNAATDGKKELQEVAEEGKMSGSVVLLLDEIHRLDKAKQDFLLPHLESGRIILIGATTENPYLSVTPAIRSRTQIFQVELLSEQDIKTAIDRALTDKENGLGNYNIKLDQDAQTHLAIATNGDLRSSLNGLELAVLSTKASGKKQQIHITLPIVEETIQRKSMSGDKNGDAHYDVISAFQKSIRGSDADAGIYYLGRILEAGDLAIAARRLLVIAYEDVGLANPNAAAHAVQAVTAALQLGLPEARIPLANAVIELALSPKSNSAYMAINNVMTDIEKGGTGDVPIQLKNTRNWGKTKNQQIDYLYPHDFPNDWVAQAYLPNKIKDKRYFQAKGNSKYEQLLFETYNKLKENQQKGLKD, encoded by the coding sequence ATGAATAATCAGCCCTTAGCCTACCGTATGCGGCCAAAAAAAATTGAAGACGTCGTTGGCCAACAACAGCTGATCGGCAAAGGCAAAATTATTTGGCGTATGGTCCAAGCGCACCGCTTATCTTCTATGATATTGTATGGTGCTCCAGGCACAGGCAAAACATCGATCGCTTCAGCAATAGCCGGGTCAACCGATCTTTCCTTTCGAATTTTAAATGCTGCGACCGATGGCAAAAAAGAGCTGCAAGAGGTTGCTGAAGAAGGAAAAATGTCGGGTTCAGTCGTTTTGCTTTTAGATGAGATCCACCGACTCGATAAGGCAAAACAAGATTTTTTGCTGCCTCACTTAGAATCAGGCCGCATCATTTTGATTGGTGCTACAACTGAAAATCCATATTTATCAGTTACACCGGCCATCCGATCAAGGACACAAATTTTTCAGGTCGAGCTTCTTTCTGAGCAAGACATCAAAACCGCTATTGATCGTGCATTAACTGACAAAGAAAACGGTCTAGGTAATTACAATATCAAGTTGGACCAAGACGCACAAACACATTTGGCCATTGCGACCAACGGTGATTTGCGTAGTTCTTTAAACGGTCTGGAACTCGCTGTTTTATCAACAAAAGCTAGCGGCAAAAAACAGCAAATTCATATTACCTTGCCAATTGTTGAAGAAACCATTCAGCGTAAATCCATGTCTGGAGATAAAAACGGCGACGCACATTACGATGTCATCTCTGCTTTTCAAAAATCCATTCGCGGTTCAGATGCTGATGCAGGCATCTATTACCTTGGACGAATTCTCGAAGCTGGTGATCTAGCCATTGCGGCAAGACGCCTTCTAGTAATTGCCTACGAAGACGTGGGTCTGGCTAATCCGAACGCCGCCGCTCATGCTGTTCAAGCAGTGACAGCTGCACTGCAGCTAGGCCTTCCTGAAGCAAGAATTCCACTGGCAAACGCTGTGATCGAGTTGGCTTTATCGCCAAAATCAAATTCTGCCTATATGGCAATCAACAACGTCATGACTGATATCGAAAAAGGTGGTACAGGCGATGTCCCGATCCAATTAAAAAACACACGCAATTGGGGTAAGACCAAAAATCAGCAAATTGATTATCTTTATCCACACGATTTTCCAAATGATTGGGTTGCCCAAGCATATTTACCAAATAAAATTAAAGATAAGCGATATTTTCAAGCAAAAGGAAATTCCAAGTATGAGCAGTTATTATTTGAGACCTATAACAAATTAAAAGAAAATCAGCAAAAAGGTTTAAAAGATTGA
- a CDS encoding DHA2 family efflux MFS transporter permease subunit: MEKTINLKFYLAILATGLMAFCGVLIETAMNITFPTLMREFSLNTASIQWITTSYLLVVSIIVPIASYLQKRFTIRRLFLVANSLFIIGLLIDSFAGNFMVLILGRLIQGCGTGIALPLMYAIILTKSPADKIGFFMGIGGLVTAVAPALGPTYGGLIVGINWHLIFAILLVVMIFSLLIGSYAISADSKTEKVPFDFAGWLLIALTFASLIVGFSGFSSSFQRSLILIAIGLVALAGFVYHSNHVQHPIIHLAVMKNPAFNLHLLSYSLLQMVNVGISFILPNYLQIVDKQSSFIAGLLLFPGAALGACLAPIGGRIMDNLGAKKPIITGLVLQLLAVLFLDIYAKNANTILILIMYMGTMFGMGFSFGNIMTNGLAQAEESQRSDGNTLFNSMMQFSAAFGTALVSVIITLSQKNGSRFAETTATGAQRALTVLLALTFINIISISFALRQSKNKS, translated from the coding sequence TTGGAAAAAACAATTAACTTAAAATTTTATTTAGCTATCTTAGCAACTGGTCTCATGGCCTTTTGCGGTGTTTTGATCGAAACCGCAATGAATATTACTTTTCCCACTTTAATGCGGGAATTTTCACTGAATACTGCCAGCATTCAGTGGATCACAACTTCATATTTGCTCGTTGTTTCAATCATTGTGCCCATTGCTTCCTATCTCCAAAAGCGTTTCACGATCCGCCGTTTATTTTTGGTCGCAAACAGTTTGTTTATTATTGGCCTATTAATTGACAGCTTCGCTGGTAATTTTATGGTCTTGATTCTCGGCAGACTGATTCAAGGCTGTGGCACAGGGATCGCTTTGCCTTTAATGTATGCCATTATTTTGACAAAATCACCTGCAGATAAAATTGGCTTCTTTATGGGAATCGGCGGCTTAGTTACAGCTGTTGCGCCAGCCTTAGGCCCTACATACGGCGGCTTGATCGTTGGCATTAACTGGCATTTAATTTTCGCCATTTTATTAGTCGTGATGATATTTTCACTGCTAATCGGCTCCTATGCAATTTCAGCTGATAGCAAAACAGAAAAAGTACCTTTTGATTTCGCAGGCTGGCTATTGATCGCACTCACATTTGCCAGTTTGATCGTTGGTTTTAGCGGCTTTAGCAGTTCGTTTCAGCGTTCGCTTATTTTAATCGCAATTGGACTAGTTGCTCTGGCAGGCTTTGTGTACCACTCAAATCATGTTCAGCATCCGATCATTCACCTCGCCGTCATGAAAAATCCGGCATTTAATTTACACCTGCTCAGTTATTCCCTGCTTCAAATGGTCAACGTGGGTATTTCTTTTATTTTGCCGAATTATTTGCAAATCGTAGACAAACAAAGTAGTTTCATCGCTGGATTATTGTTGTTTCCCGGCGCAGCGCTAGGTGCTTGTCTCGCACCCATTGGTGGCAGGATCATGGATAATTTGGGAGCTAAGAAACCTATTATCACTGGTTTAGTTTTGCAATTACTAGCAGTTTTGTTTTTGGATATTTATGCTAAAAATGCTAATACGATCCTTATTTTGATCATGTACATGGGTACCATGTTTGGTATGGGTTTCTCTTTTGGCAATATTATGACAAATGGTCTGGCTCAAGCCGAGGAAAGCCAACGATCGGATGGAAATACTTTATTCAATTCTATGATGCAGTTTTCCGCCGCTTTTGGTACAGCCCTCGTTTCCGTGATTATTACACTCTCCCAAAAAAATGGCAGTCGTTTCGCTGAAACAACGGCTACTGGTGCCCAGCGTGCTTTAACCGTTCTACTTGCGTTGACTTTTATCAATATTATTTCTATCTCGTTTGCTTTGCGTCAAAGCAAAAACAAATCATAA
- the fusA gene encoding elongation factor G: MATREFPLERTRNIGIMAHIDAGKTTTTERILYYTGKIHKIGETHDGASQMDFMDQEKERGITIQSAATTAIWHGFHEQWKETPYRVNIIDTPGHVDFTIEVERSLRVLDGAIAVLDAAAGVEPQTETVWRQATTYEVPRLVFVNKMDKLGADFQMSVDSLKDRLDVNAKAIQWPIGAEDDFAAVIDLVQREAWYPDDKLGTEWEKRPIPDDLKDLVEEKREELIEAVADVDDQLMEKYLGEEAISVADLKAAIRRATLALKFYPVLAGSAYKDKGVQLMLDAVVDYLPSPLEVRPYTATDPDTDKEVDLMADDAKPFAALAFKIMTDPYVGRLTFIRVYTGTLKSGSYVQNTTKGTRERVGRLLQMHAITRTEIDEVFSGDIAAAIGLKATSTGDSLTSVDHPLILESMDFPDPVIQMAVEPKTKADQEKMAEALQKLSEEDPSFHAETNPETGQTLISGMGELHLDIMVDRMRREFNVDVNVGTPQVAYREAFTKTVQAQGKYIRQSGGKGQYGDVWVEFSPNDEGKGFEFDNAIVGGVVPREYIPAVEQGLKESMQSGPLAGYPLVDLKAKLYDGSYHEVDSSEAAFKIAASMSLRAAAKTAGAVILEPIMKVSIVSPTDNLGDVMGHVSARRGMIEDQESHGNTVTVTAKVPLAEMFGYTTTLRSATQGRGTFQMFFDHYEAVPRNVQEDIIKNSGKEA, translated from the coding sequence ATGGCTACTCGTGAATTCCCTCTAGAGAGAACCCGTAATATTGGAATTATGGCTCATATTGATGCCGGCAAAACGACAACAACTGAACGAATTCTTTATTATACGGGAAAAATTCATAAGATTGGTGAGACCCATGATGGCGCCTCACAAATGGACTTCATGGATCAGGAGAAGGAACGTGGCATTACGATTCAATCCGCAGCCACGACTGCCATTTGGCATGGTTTCCACGAACAATGGAAAGAGACTCCTTATCGTGTCAATATTATTGATACACCGGGCCACGTTGACTTTACGATTGAAGTTGAGCGGTCACTGCGTGTTTTGGATGGTGCGATTGCTGTTTTGGATGCCGCTGCTGGCGTTGAACCGCAGACTGAAACTGTCTGGCGCCAAGCGACTACTTATGAAGTTCCTCGTTTAGTATTTGTTAACAAAATGGACAAGCTGGGTGCTGATTTTCAGATGTCGGTCGATTCTTTGAAAGATCGTCTAGATGTTAATGCAAAGGCGATTCAGTGGCCAATTGGTGCTGAAGATGATTTCGCTGCTGTGATTGATTTGGTCCAGCGTGAAGCCTGGTATCCTGATGATAAATTAGGAACCGAATGGGAAAAACGTCCGATTCCTGATGACTTAAAGGATCTGGTTGAAGAAAAACGTGAAGAATTGATCGAAGCTGTTGCTGATGTTGATGATCAGCTAATGGAAAAGTATTTGGGTGAGGAAGCGATTTCTGTTGCTGACCTCAAAGCTGCTATTCGTCGCGCGACTTTGGCTTTGAAGTTCTATCCAGTTTTGGCCGGATCTGCTTATAAAGATAAGGGCGTTCAGCTGATGCTTGATGCGGTCGTTGATTATTTACCATCACCGCTGGAAGTTCGTCCATATACTGCGACTGATCCCGATACTGACAAAGAAGTTGATTTGATGGCTGATGATGCAAAACCATTTGCAGCTTTAGCTTTCAAAATCATGACTGACCCTTATGTTGGCCGTCTAACCTTTATTCGTGTTTATACTGGTACTTTAAAGTCGGGTTCTTATGTTCAGAACACGACGAAAGGTACTCGTGAGCGTGTTGGCCGTTTGCTTCAAATGCATGCGATCACGCGTACTGAAATTGATGAAGTATTTTCTGGTGATATCGCTGCTGCGATTGGTTTAAAAGCCACTTCGACAGGTGATTCATTAACTTCAGTTGACCATCCATTGATTCTGGAATCAATGGACTTCCCTGACCCGGTTATTCAAATGGCTGTTGAGCCTAAGACAAAAGCCGATCAGGAAAAGATGGCTGAAGCTTTGCAAAAACTGTCCGAAGAGGACCCATCGTTTCACGCTGAAACGAATCCCGAAACCGGTCAAACGCTTATTTCCGGCATGGGCGAACTGCATTTAGACATCATGGTTGATCGTATGCGCCGTGAGTTTAATGTTGATGTCAATGTTGGTACCCCACAAGTTGCTTACCGTGAAGCCTTTACAAAAACAGTGCAGGCGCAAGGCAAGTATATTCGTCAGTCTGGTGGTAAAGGACAGTATGGTGATGTTTGGGTTGAATTTTCGCCTAACGATGAAGGTAAAGGATTTGAATTCGATAATGCGATCGTTGGTGGTGTTGTTCCTCGTGAATATATCCCAGCCGTTGAGCAGGGCTTAAAAGAGTCCATGCAGTCAGGTCCTTTGGCTGGTTATCCGTTAGTTGATTTGAAAGCCAAGCTTTACGATGGCAGCTATCATGAAGTTGATTCATCTGAAGCGGCCTTTAAGATCGCTGCTTCAATGTCATTGCGTGCTGCTGCTAAGACAGCCGGCGCTGTGATTTTGGAACCGATCATGAAAGTTTCGATCGTTAGCCCGACTGATAATCTTGGTGACGTGATGGGACACGTTTCTGCTCGTCGCGGCATGATCGAAGATCAGGAGAGCCACGGTAACACCGTTACTGTGACAGCTAAAGTACCTTTGGCCGAAATGTTTGGCTATACAACGACTTTACGTTCTGCAACGCAGGGACGCGGTACTTTCCAAATGTTCTTTGACCACTATGAGGCTGTACCGCGTAATGTCCAAGAAGATATTATTAAGAATTCTGGTAAAGAAGCTTAA
- the truB gene encoding tRNA pseudouridine(55) synthase TruB, whose amino-acid sequence MYNGIVLVDKPAGLTSFDVVAKLRHVFHQKEIGHTGTLDPSVTGLLVIVLGKATKLIDFLQQNQKQYRGTLILGIKTDTQDMDGRVTEVQFLPSPVSDDRKRTIFESFIGSSKQIPPMYSAVRVNGKHLYELARKGQTIERRAREINVTDFHQIGSVNFDAAKGQEFINFTATVSKGTYIRTLVEDFGARMSLPATMAKLRRVKADSYDIEDAYDLDEILNSQDPKRFVMPLEKLLPGLAKYSISESDWELVKNGGWLKKLPISVSLVKIFYNQSFQAIYQNDQDLYKPLKMLIHENN is encoded by the coding sequence ATGTACAACGGAATTGTGCTCGTTGATAAACCGGCAGGACTGACTAGTTTTGATGTCGTGGCCAAATTGAGACATGTTTTCCATCAAAAGGAGATCGGGCATACGGGTACTTTGGATCCATCGGTCACGGGGTTATTAGTCATCGTGCTTGGAAAGGCAACGAAACTGATTGATTTTCTCCAGCAAAATCAAAAACAGTATCGTGGAACGCTGATTCTTGGGATCAAAACCGATACACAAGACATGGATGGTCGTGTGACTGAGGTGCAATTTTTGCCGTCACCAGTTTCAGACGACCGCAAAAGGACGATATTTGAGAGTTTTATTGGTAGTTCCAAACAAATTCCACCAATGTATTCAGCGGTCAGAGTCAATGGCAAACATCTGTATGAGCTGGCTCGCAAAGGGCAAACGATCGAACGACGGGCTAGAGAAATTAATGTGACAGATTTCCACCAGATTGGCAGCGTTAATTTTGACGCTGCCAAGGGTCAAGAATTCATTAATTTTACCGCAACTGTTTCCAAAGGAACTTATATTCGAACTTTGGTAGAGGATTTTGGTGCGAGAATGAGTCTGCCAGCGACAATGGCGAAACTGCGTCGGGTCAAAGCCGATAGTTATGATATTGAGGATGCTTATGATTTGGATGAGATTTTAAATAGTCAAGACCCAAAACGATTTGTGATGCCATTAGAAAAATTATTGCCTGGTCTAGCTAAATACTCGATCAGCGAGAGTGACTGGGAATTGGTCAAAAATGGCGGTTGGTTAAAAAAACTGCCCATTTCTGTTTCCCTAGTAAAAATTTTCTACAACCAAAGTTTCCAAGCAATTTATCAAAATGATCAAGACTTGTACAAGCCTCTAAAGATGCTGATTCATGAAAATAATTAA
- a CDS encoding MarR family winged helix-turn-helix transcriptional regulator, with product MEKSLGIAIKKANNSIQRYGDQVARQMGLTGVQMSIIDFLYRMETVKEINQSYIENEFNIQKSSATSLLQLMEKKGLVTRLPSSTDSRYKIIRLTSQTEKSAENIHKALQKNDDMLRKLLGENADLVINSLEKVITEVKPK from the coding sequence ATGGAAAAATCGTTAGGAATCGCTATCAAGAAGGCCAATAACTCTATCCAACGTTACGGTGACCAAGTTGCTCGCCAGATGGGTTTAACAGGTGTGCAGATGAGCATTATTGATTTTCTTTACCGAATGGAAACCGTTAAAGAAATTAATCAGTCCTATATTGAAAATGAATTCAATATTCAAAAATCTTCAGCGACTTCTTTGTTGCAGCTGATGGAAAAAAAAGGTCTCGTAACGAGGCTGCCTTCATCGACGGATAGCCGATATAAAATTATCAGATTAACCTCGCAAACGGAAAAATCAGCCGAAAATATTCATAAGGCACTTCAAAAAAACGATGACATGCTGCGAAAACTCTTGGGAGAAAATGCTGACCTGGTCATTAATTCGTTAGAAAAGGTCATCACGGAAGTGAAGCCAAAATAG
- the ribF gene encoding riboflavin biosynthesis protein RibF produces the protein MKIIKLQFPNTYENPKKEFVLAMGYFDGLHLGHQAVLNKAKDLAEKQQLKLAVLTYDQSPTSFYDPDPALKFPILPLQEKLAMLADLAVDTSYVINYSLDFGSQSPQSYVDHYLAKLGAIAVVAGFDHTYGSLAKKADMDHLPGYAAGRFQVVAVNEFADFSGKISSTRIRQLLIKGDLRAANALLGYQYQTVGKVVYGNQIGRKLGFPTANLSLNEKQLLPKTAVYAVRTKILTGKLAGRFFDGMASIGHNQTFGDDNPMTIEINLFAFSADIYNEKIAVFWIDYLREQVKYSNVTELISQLKQDQINSQRILGQK, from the coding sequence ATGAAAATAATTAAGTTACAATTTCCAAATACATACGAAAATCCCAAAAAAGAATTCGTACTGGCGATGGGCTACTTCGACGGTCTTCATTTAGGCCATCAAGCCGTTCTTAACAAAGCTAAGGATTTAGCCGAAAAGCAGCAGTTAAAACTGGCTGTCCTGACTTACGACCAGTCTCCGACAAGTTTCTATGATCCGGATCCAGCTTTGAAGTTTCCGATCCTGCCCCTGCAGGAAAAACTGGCCATGTTAGCGGATCTTGCCGTAGATACCAGCTATGTGATCAATTACAGCCTTGATTTCGGCTCTCAGAGCCCGCAATCCTATGTAGACCACTATTTAGCCAAGCTTGGTGCGATTGCTGTTGTGGCTGGTTTTGACCATACATACGGGTCGCTTGCAAAAAAAGCTGATATGGATCACTTGCCTGGTTACGCAGCGGGCCGTTTTCAAGTTGTGGCGGTCAATGAATTTGCTGATTTTTCAGGTAAAATATCCTCAACTCGTATCCGCCAATTATTGATTAAAGGCGATTTAAGAGCCGCTAATGCTTTGTTAGGCTATCAATATCAGACAGTCGGCAAGGTGGTTTATGGCAATCAAATAGGTCGCAAACTAGGTTTTCCGACAGCTAATTTAAGCTTGAATGAAAAACAATTGTTGCCAAAAACAGCTGTGTATGCTGTCAGAACGAAGATTCTGACTGGCAAACTTGCAGGTCGCTTTTTCGACGGTATGGCTTCGATCGGTCATAATCAAACCTTTGGCGACGATAATCCAATGACGATCGAAATTAATTTATTCGCTTTTTCTGCTGACATTTATAATGAAAAAATCGCTGTTTTTTGGATTGATTATTTGCGAGAACAAGTTAAATACAGCAACGTTACAGAGCTTATTTCGCAGCTCAAGCAGGATCAAATTAACAGTCAAAGAATTTTAGGCCAAAAATAA
- the rpsG gene encoding 30S ribosomal protein S7: MPRKAYTKQQEVLPDPIYNSKLVSRLINKLMLDGKRGTASSILYKAFGRIQSETGNDPVEVFGKAMDNVMPVLEVKARRVGGSNYQVPIEVRPERRTTLGLRWIVQYARLRSERTMEERLSKEIMDAANGTGASVKKRDDTHKMAEANRAFAHYRW, translated from the coding sequence ATGCCTAGAAAAGCTTATACAAAGCAACAAGAAGTGTTGCCAGATCCAATTTATAATTCAAAACTTGTTAGTCGTTTGATTAACAAGTTAATGCTTGATGGAAAACGCGGAACTGCTTCGTCGATTCTTTACAAAGCCTTTGGACGTATTCAGTCCGAGACTGGTAATGATCCGGTCGAAGTATTTGGCAAGGCTATGGATAATGTGATGCCTGTTCTTGAAGTTAAGGCTCGCCGTGTCGGTGGTTCTAACTACCAGGTTCCGATTGAAGTGCGTCCGGAACGAAGGACTACTTTGGGTCTTCGCTGGATCGTTCAGTATGCGCGTTTGCGTTCTGAACGGACAATGGAAGAACGCCTTTCCAAAGAGATCATGGATGCTGCAAATGGTACCGGCGCTTCAGTGAAGAAGCGTGATGATACACATAAAATGGCTGAGGCTAACCGTGCCTTTGCTCATTATCGTTGGTAA
- a CDS encoding IMPACT family protein — translation MTQTITIKRHFQETFIVKKSRFIADIWPIQDERQAKTTIQTNRQLHTDANHVAFAYTIGLQREIQRMSDNGEPSGTAGKPILDAILKNELVNVLITVTRYFGGIKLGAGGLIRAYSQSASQVVNRADLAFLTSFDIIQAVFDYAMIDQFNYFAKIHNIKVTNMMYAGQIQADCYLLTSRSPELQQLLINSFAGKIDLKQTGKILLPILTKENDQ, via the coding sequence TTGACGCAGACAATCACGATCAAAAGACATTTTCAAGAGACATTCATTGTTAAGAAATCCCGTTTCATCGCAGATATTTGGCCTATCCAAGACGAAAGACAAGCCAAAACTACGATCCAGACCAATAGGCAGCTTCACACCGATGCCAATCATGTCGCTTTCGCTTATACAATTGGTTTGCAGCGAGAAATACAACGCATGTCAGACAACGGCGAGCCTTCCGGAACAGCTGGTAAGCCAATCTTGGATGCGATCTTAAAAAATGAATTAGTCAACGTTTTAATCACAGTCACGCGATATTTCGGTGGTATCAAGCTGGGGGCCGGCGGCTTGATTCGCGCTTATTCACAATCAGCTAGTCAAGTGGTCAACCGGGCTGACCTCGCGTTTTTAACCAGTTTTGATATAATTCAAGCGGTGTTTGATTACGCCATGATCGATCAATTTAATTATTTTGCTAAAATACATAACATCAAAGTCACCAATATGATGTATGCTGGTCAAATTCAAGCAGACTGTTACCTGCTAACCAGCCGCAGTCCCGAACTTCAACAGCTGCTGATAAATTCTTTTGCCGGTAAAATTGATTTAAAACAGACGGGTAAAATATTGTTACCCATTTTGACCAAAGAAAACGATCAATAG
- the rpsL gene encoding 30S ribosomal protein S12, whose translation MPTINQLVRKPRKPKTFKSKVPALNFGYNSMSKKQTNNTAPQKRGVATRVGTMTPKKPNSALRKYARVRLSNQYEVTAYIPGIGHNLQEHSVVLIRGGRVKDLPGVRYHIIRGALDTAGVEGRMNGRSKYGAKRPKK comes from the coding sequence ATGCCAACTATTAACCAATTAGTTCGCAAGCCTCGTAAGCCAAAGACGTTTAAGTCTAAGGTACCAGCTTTGAACTTTGGATATAACTCAATGTCCAAAAAGCAAACTAACAACACTGCTCCTCAAAAGCGCGGCGTTGCAACTCGTGTCGGAACAATGACACCAAAGAAGCCTAACTCAGCCCTTCGTAAGTACGCCCGTGTGCGTCTTTCGAACCAGTATGAAGTGACAGCCTATATTCCGGGAATCGGTCATAACTTACAGGAACACTCTGTGGTTTTGATCCGTGGCGGACGTGTTAAGGATCTTCCTGGTGTTCGTTATCATATTATTCGTGGTGCCCTTGATACTGCCGGTGTTGAAGGCCGTATGAATGGACGTTCAAAGTATGGCGCAAAGCGTCCAAAGAAGTAA